A portion of the Rhodococcus pseudokoreensis genome contains these proteins:
- a CDS encoding DUF475 domain-containing protein encodes MVLRIFGLSFAVTVISLIIAAIYGGPQAVLLVLILSILEISLSFDNAVINATVLRRMSDFWQKIFLTVGIVIAVFGMRLVFPLVIVWLASGLGPVAALDLALNPPADGAAYFPDGSASYETLLTDAHPQIAAFGGMFLLMLFLGFILEEREITWLSWLEKPLARAGKLDQLAVILAGVLLLITAAYIAPEDTVSTVMIAGVLGMVTYIAVNGLGELFNTPEEDEDGVAVEGSTGGPSQLAKATGKAGFFLFLYLEVLDASFSFDGVIGAFAITSDPIIIALGLGFVGAMFVRSITVFLVRKGTLSDYVYLEHGAHWAIGALAVILLVSIGYHVNENVTGLVGVALIGAAFISSIVRNRKAAAVAGEAADDVDEQKSVSVG; translated from the coding sequence GTGGTTCTGCGAATATTCGGTCTCTCCTTCGCCGTGACGGTGATATCCCTCATCATCGCGGCGATCTACGGAGGCCCCCAGGCCGTCCTCCTCGTGCTGATCCTCTCGATCCTCGAGATCTCGCTGTCCTTCGACAACGCCGTCATCAACGCCACCGTCCTGCGCCGCATGAGCGACTTCTGGCAGAAGATCTTCCTCACCGTCGGCATCGTCATCGCGGTGTTCGGCATGCGCCTGGTCTTCCCCCTCGTCATCGTCTGGCTGGCCTCCGGCCTCGGCCCCGTCGCCGCACTCGACCTGGCCCTCAACCCGCCCGCCGACGGCGCCGCATACTTCCCCGACGGCAGCGCCAGCTACGAAACCCTGCTCACCGACGCACACCCGCAGATCGCGGCGTTCGGCGGCATGTTCCTGCTGATGCTGTTCCTCGGCTTCATCCTCGAAGAGCGCGAGATCACCTGGCTGTCCTGGCTGGAGAAGCCCCTCGCCCGCGCAGGCAAGCTCGACCAGCTGGCCGTCATCCTCGCCGGCGTCCTGCTGCTGATCACCGCCGCCTACATCGCCCCCGAGGACACGGTGTCCACGGTGATGATCGCCGGCGTCCTCGGCATGGTCACCTACATCGCCGTCAACGGTCTCGGTGAACTGTTCAACACCCCCGAGGAAGACGAGGACGGCGTCGCCGTCGAAGGATCCACCGGCGGGCCGAGCCAGCTGGCCAAGGCCACCGGCAAGGCCGGGTTCTTCCTGTTCCTGTACCTCGAGGTCCTCGACGCGTCGTTCTCCTTCGACGGTGTCATCGGCGCCTTCGCGATCACGTCCGACCCGATCATCATCGCCCTCGGCCTCGGCTTCGTCGGCGCGATGTTCGTCCGTTCCATCACCGTGTTCCTGGTCCGCAAGGGCACCCTCTCGGACTACGTGTACCTCGAGCACGGCGCCCACTGGGCCATCGGCGCACTGGCCGTGATCCTGCTCGTGTCCATCGGCTACCACGTCAACGAGAACGTCACCGGCCTCGTCGGTGTCGCCCTCATCGGCGCCGCGTTCATCTCCAGCATCGTCCGCAACCGCAAGGCCGCCGCGGTGGCCGGCGAAGCGGCAGACGACGTGGACGAGCAGAAGTCGGTGTCCGTCGGCTAG
- a CDS encoding TerD family protein, with translation MGVSLTKGGNVSLTKEAPNLTAVAVGLGWDARSTTGTDFDLDASAIGEGADKKVVSDQHFVFFNNLRSPDGSIEHVGDNTTGEGEGDDEVINVNLAAVPANIESILFPVSIYDAETRSQSFGQVRNAYIRVVDQANGNELARYDLSEDASTETAMVFGELYRHGAEWKFRAIGQGYASGLAGIARDYGVNV, from the coding sequence ATGGGCGTCAGCTTGACCAAGGGCGGCAATGTTTCTCTCACGAAGGAGGCGCCGAACCTGACCGCGGTGGCTGTCGGACTCGGATGGGATGCCCGCTCGACCACCGGCACCGACTTCGACCTCGACGCCAGCGCCATCGGTGAGGGTGCCGACAAGAAGGTCGTGTCGGACCAGCACTTCGTGTTCTTCAACAACCTGCGCTCCCCCGACGGCTCGATTGAGCACGTCGGCGACAACACCACCGGTGAGGGCGAGGGCGACGACGAGGTGATCAACGTCAACCTGGCGGCGGTCCCCGCGAACATCGAGAGCATCCTGTTCCCCGTCTCGATCTACGACGCCGAGACCCGTTCGCAGTCGTTCGGTCAGGTCCGCAACGCGTACATCCGCGTCGTCGACCAGGCCAACGGCAACGAGCTCGCCCGCTACGACCTGTCCGAGGACGCGTCGACCGAAACCGCTATGGTTTTCGGCGAGCTGTACCGCCACGGCGCGGAGTGGAAGTTCCGTGCCATCGGCCAGGGCTACGCGTCGGGGCTGGCCGGTATCGCCCGCGACTACGGCGTCAACGTCTGA
- a CDS encoding HpcH/HpaI aldolase/citrate lyase family protein, which yields MSISEEVGTTAVPSGVTTAVRHVRHFHHLEHETHDRLFLHAPQALGPDEDRTVLAVALGATLYVPANRSDLAETILRRSADGVCSMVLDLEDAVADDQVESALLNAVDALDLLATRGGARMQLFVRVRSAEDLRRIAGLLTTGVEVLSGFVFPKFGSATGGAFLDELAAASERLGRQLYAMPVLESPALVHRESRDDELAKIGALLVEHRERILAVRIGATDMCATFGIRRDRDLTIYDVRVVADAIAAIVNFLGRADETGHVITGPVWEYFADHERMFRPTLRATPFEEHDEVRFRQQLVSRDLDGLLREIALDRANGIQGKTVIHPTHVAAVHALSAVTHEEYHDALDILGAEGVGGVQASGYRNKMNEMRPHRSWAEKTLVRAKVFGVTNEGITFVDLLTALAVR from the coding sequence ATGAGCATTAGCGAAGAGGTCGGGACGACGGCGGTGCCGTCCGGTGTGACGACGGCGGTGCGGCATGTGCGGCACTTTCACCACCTCGAGCACGAGACGCACGACCGGCTGTTTCTGCACGCTCCGCAGGCGCTCGGGCCGGACGAGGATCGAACGGTGCTGGCGGTTGCGCTGGGCGCGACGCTGTACGTGCCGGCGAACAGGTCCGACCTGGCGGAGACGATTCTGCGCCGGTCGGCCGACGGGGTCTGCTCGATGGTCCTGGACCTCGAGGACGCCGTGGCGGACGACCAGGTGGAATCGGCGTTGCTCAACGCCGTCGACGCGCTGGATCTGCTGGCGACCCGTGGTGGCGCGCGGATGCAGCTGTTCGTGCGGGTGCGATCCGCCGAGGACCTTCGGCGGATCGCCGGCCTGCTGACGACCGGCGTCGAGGTGTTGTCCGGGTTCGTGTTTCCCAAGTTCGGAAGTGCGACGGGCGGCGCGTTCCTGGACGAGCTGGCCGCGGCGTCGGAGCGGCTCGGCAGGCAGTTGTATGCGATGCCGGTGCTCGAATCGCCCGCTCTGGTGCACCGCGAGTCCCGCGACGACGAACTCGCGAAGATCGGCGCACTGCTCGTCGAACACCGCGAGCGGATTCTCGCCGTGCGCATCGGCGCCACCGACATGTGTGCCACGTTCGGCATCCGCCGCGACCGCGACCTGACGATCTACGACGTGCGGGTGGTCGCGGACGCGATCGCGGCCATCGTGAACTTCCTGGGCCGCGCGGACGAGACCGGGCACGTCATCACCGGGCCGGTGTGGGAGTACTTCGCCGATCACGAGCGGATGTTCCGGCCGACCCTGCGCGCCACGCCGTTCGAGGAACACGACGAGGTGCGGTTCCGTCAGCAGCTGGTCAGCCGCGACCTGGACGGTCTGCTCCGGGAGATCGCCCTCGACCGCGCCAACGGCATCCAGGGCAAGACGGTCATCCACCCGACGCACGTCGCGGCCGTGCACGCCCTGTCCGCGGTGACGCACGAGGAGTACCACGATGCGCTCGACATTCTCGGCGCCGAGGGCGTCGGCGGCGTCCAGGCGTCGGGATACCGCAACAAGATGAACGAAATGCGCCCGCACCGCAGCTGGGCCGAGAAGACACTCGTCCGGGCGAAGGTGTTCGGCGTGACCAACGAAGGAATCACGTTCGTGGATCTGCTGACCGCACTGGCCGTCCGATGA
- a CDS encoding phosphoribosyltransferase family protein — MSSPTAVRAVPWATEHLGLTLAHVDSSSGLTIPELVEPGLRRNPRRAHLLVSTVLGKHVPTDPGAVIGAGDRLGDLVADVLGPDADPVVLGFAETATGLGHCVAARLRARCYLHSTRRDVPEIGTSAGFEEGHSHATSHQLQPTSVELFAGDRPLVLVDDEISTGATAVDAIRALHRQNPRSRYVVASLVDMRDQGHRDAADAAATELGVQIDSVSLALGRTELPDALTDAVGALPDPVLNPVGARTGTVERADLAWPAAVPEGGRHGFLREDTEEFDAAVASAAAALRDRLDPQRPVIVVGHEELMYLPLRIADTLAASGFRVRFQTTSRSPAYVLDQPGYPLRRGFRFTAPEAGEEQPRFVYNAQWPDEDAVVVAVIDAAADTDRLTARGGLLDVLTAAGTDVLLAVVSGADPRSLRAARAGAAS, encoded by the coding sequence ATGAGTTCACCCACCGCCGTCCGCGCGGTGCCCTGGGCCACGGAGCATCTGGGGTTGACGCTCGCCCATGTGGATTCGAGCTCGGGGCTGACGATCCCCGAACTCGTCGAGCCGGGTCTGCGGCGCAACCCGCGACGCGCCCACCTGCTCGTCTCGACGGTCCTCGGCAAGCACGTGCCCACCGACCCCGGCGCGGTGATCGGCGCAGGCGACCGCCTCGGTGACCTGGTCGCCGATGTCCTCGGACCGGATGCGGACCCCGTCGTGCTCGGGTTCGCGGAGACCGCAACAGGTCTGGGCCATTGCGTCGCCGCGCGGCTGCGCGCCCGGTGCTACCTGCACTCCACGCGCCGGGACGTCCCCGAGATCGGGACGTCCGCCGGTTTCGAGGAGGGGCACTCGCACGCCACCAGTCATCAGCTGCAGCCGACGTCCGTCGAGTTGTTCGCCGGTGATCGGCCCCTCGTCCTCGTGGACGACGAGATCTCCACCGGCGCCACCGCGGTCGACGCAATCCGCGCGCTGCACCGGCAGAACCCGCGCAGCCGGTACGTCGTGGCGTCGCTCGTCGACATGCGCGACCAGGGCCACCGGGACGCCGCCGACGCCGCGGCCACCGAACTCGGTGTGCAGATCGACAGCGTGAGTCTGGCATTGGGGCGCACCGAGCTTCCCGACGCGCTGACCGACGCCGTCGGCGCGCTTCCGGATCCCGTGCTCAACCCCGTCGGCGCGCGGACCGGGACCGTGGAGCGGGCCGACCTGGCCTGGCCCGCCGCAGTTCCCGAGGGCGGGCGTCACGGCTTCCTGCGGGAAGACACCGAGGAATTCGATGCGGCCGTCGCGTCGGCGGCCGCGGCGCTCCGTGATCGGCTCGACCCGCAGCGTCCGGTGATCGTCGTCGGGCACGAAGAGTTGATGTACCTTCCGTTGCGGATCGCGGACACGCTCGCCGCATCCGGTTTCCGGGTCCGATTCCAGACGACGTCCCGGTCGCCCGCCTACGTGCTCGACCAGCCGGGGTACCCGCTGCGCCGCGGATTCCGCTTCACCGCCCCCGAGGCCGGGGAAGAGCAGCCGCGGTTCGTCTACAACGCGCAGTGGCCGGACGAGGACGCCGTCGTGGTCGCGGTAATCGACGCCGCCGCCGACACCGACCGGCTCACCGCACGCGGAGGGCTCCTCGACGTCCTCACTGCGGCCGGAACGGATGTGCTGCTGGCCGTCGTGTCCGGCGCCGACCCGCGGTCGCTGCGGGCGGCACGCGCGGGAGCGGCGTCGTGA
- a CDS encoding cysteine protease StiP family protein, giving the protein MTAPLTGPAFGSYAADEVGWLLTDLSHVDLEADVAERERRIQSGAAHYAETLPIEYQPDAEYRELFEKVLQDSSIRLARAVGTVTDLVLAERGSDVTLVSLARAGTPVGVLMRRWARDVHGLALPHYAVSIVRDRGIDAVALDYLARHHDPKNVVFVDGWTGKGAIARELSQALAEYREAGGAEFDDDLAVLADPGHCVRTFGTRDDFLIASACLNSTVSGLVSRTVLNDTLIGPGDFHGAKFYAHLAGEDVSNHLLDSVSTSFADVREHVPGDVEELLRSDRTPTWDGWTSVEAVRAQYGISTVNFVKPGVGETTRVLLRRVPWRVLVRDLYAPEHAHIRLLAAARSVPVEEVPGLAYSCMGLIKDVT; this is encoded by the coding sequence GTGACGGCGCCGCTGACCGGCCCGGCGTTCGGTTCGTACGCCGCCGACGAGGTGGGCTGGCTGCTCACAGACCTGTCGCACGTCGACCTCGAGGCCGACGTCGCGGAGCGGGAGCGCCGCATCCAGTCGGGTGCAGCCCACTACGCCGAGACGCTGCCCATCGAGTACCAGCCCGACGCGGAGTACCGCGAACTGTTCGAGAAGGTGCTGCAGGACAGCTCCATTCGACTCGCGCGCGCGGTGGGCACGGTCACCGACCTCGTGCTGGCCGAGCGGGGCAGCGACGTCACGCTCGTGTCGCTGGCGCGCGCCGGAACTCCGGTGGGCGTGCTCATGCGCCGCTGGGCGCGGGACGTCCACGGCCTGGCGCTGCCGCACTACGCGGTCTCGATCGTCCGGGACCGCGGGATCGACGCCGTCGCGCTCGACTACCTCGCGCGTCACCACGACCCGAAGAACGTGGTCTTCGTCGACGGCTGGACGGGCAAGGGCGCCATCGCCCGCGAGTTGTCGCAGGCACTCGCGGAGTACCGCGAGGCCGGGGGCGCCGAGTTCGACGACGACCTCGCCGTCCTCGCGGATCCAGGGCACTGCGTCCGCACGTTCGGCACCCGCGACGACTTCCTGATCGCGTCGGCGTGCCTGAACTCCACCGTGTCGGGTCTGGTGTCGCGGACCGTCCTCAACGACACGCTGATCGGCCCCGGCGACTTCCACGGCGCCAAGTTCTACGCGCACCTCGCGGGCGAGGACGTGTCCAATCACCTCCTCGACTCCGTCAGCACGTCCTTCGCGGACGTGCGTGAGCACGTCCCCGGCGACGTCGAGGAACTGCTGCGGTCGGACCGGACACCCACCTGGGACGGCTGGACGTCCGTCGAGGCTGTCCGGGCGCAGTACGGAATCTCGACGGTGAACTTCGTGAAGCCCGGCGTCGGCGAAACCACCCGGGTGCTGCTGCGCCGGGTGCCGTGGCGAGTGCTCGTCCGCGACCTCTACGCCCCCGAGCACGCGCACATCCGGCTACTCGCCGCCGCGCGCTCTGTTCCCGTCGAAGAGGTTCCCGGCCTGGCGTATTCGTGCATGGGCCTGATCAAGGATGTGACATGA
- a CDS encoding HAD family hydrolase yields the protein MTALIATDLDRTMIYSRAAMELAVSESDVASAAGDDDLLCVEVYDGKPLSYVTSAAEAMLRTLTASAVVVPTTTRTVAQFERIDLPGAPWRYAITTNGGNILVDGVPDAGWRSGVDVAIADGGASLVEVGAELSRRIDDSWVRSSRVADELFSYLVVDLDAMPEGFVEEWNDWCVDRGWGASRQGRKIYTMPDAVCKSRAVAEVRSRLVEDGVLAAEAPVLAAGDGALDANMLSAADAAIRPRHGELETLDWQHPTLSVTGSSGIAAGEEILRWFADRVERGAGTTAAGALL from the coding sequence ATGACCGCGTTGATCGCGACGGACCTCGACCGGACCATGATCTACTCCCGCGCGGCGATGGAACTCGCCGTCTCCGAGAGCGACGTGGCGTCCGCGGCCGGCGACGACGATCTTCTGTGCGTCGAGGTGTACGACGGCAAACCCCTGTCCTACGTCACGTCGGCCGCCGAGGCCATGCTGCGCACGCTCACCGCGTCCGCCGTGGTCGTGCCCACCACCACTCGCACCGTCGCGCAGTTCGAGCGCATCGACCTGCCGGGGGCGCCGTGGCGGTACGCGATCACGACCAACGGCGGGAACATCCTCGTCGACGGTGTCCCCGATGCGGGCTGGCGGTCGGGCGTCGACGTCGCGATCGCCGACGGCGGTGCGTCGCTGGTGGAGGTCGGGGCCGAGTTGAGCCGCCGGATCGACGACAGCTGGGTCCGGTCGTCCCGGGTGGCCGACGAGTTGTTCTCCTACCTGGTCGTGGACCTCGACGCGATGCCCGAGGGCTTCGTCGAGGAGTGGAACGACTGGTGCGTGGATCGGGGCTGGGGTGCGTCCCGCCAGGGCCGCAAGATCTACACGATGCCCGACGCGGTGTGCAAGAGCCGTGCCGTGGCGGAGGTCCGTTCCCGGCTCGTCGAGGACGGCGTGCTCGCGGCGGAAGCGCCCGTGCTCGCGGCGGGGGACGGGGCGCTCGACGCCAACATGCTCAGTGCCGCCGATGCCGCCATCCGCCCCCGGCACGGCGAACTCGAAACGCTCGACTGGCAGCATCCGACCCTGTCCGTGACCGGAAGCAGCGGGATCGCCGCCGGTGAGGAGATCCTGCGCTGGTTCGCGGACCGTGTCGAGCGGGGTGCGGGGACGACGGCCGCGGGCGCTCTTTTGTAG
- a CDS encoding TerD family protein, which produces MSTPLAKGQNGPLSVDDVIVSLELTAAADLSALLVTDSGKVRSDADFVFFNQPSGPGVQLVPGAPGQAASLKVSLGAVPADIAQVRAVITLDDATSNFGRSAPPTARVTDGAGNALYEYRIDGLNSESIVIALELYRRQGAWKVRAVGQGYAGGFAALVTDHGVSVDDAPAPAAAPVQQPPAPQAAPAPAYPPPAAPVPAPAPPAPAAPAAPAEVSLTKSRPVSLSKGQKVTLRKDGGVALTYIQMGLGWDPIEKRGMFGNRSANVDLDASAVLFADNNMVDVAYYGQLTSKDGSIRHQGDNLTGEGAGDDEVILVDLTRIPPHVSTIVFIVTSYRGHTFEQVKNAFCRLVDTTSNAELARFTLQGGMPFTGMVMAKVYRVGGEWKLQAIGEGIQAKHAGEAAPQLARFLGV; this is translated from the coding sequence GTGTCCACTCCGCTTGCCAAGGGTCAGAACGGCCCACTGAGCGTCGACGACGTCATCGTCTCCCTCGAGCTGACCGCCGCCGCCGACCTGTCCGCGCTGCTCGTCACGGACTCGGGGAAGGTCCGCTCGGACGCCGACTTCGTCTTCTTCAACCAGCCGTCCGGTCCCGGCGTGCAACTCGTGCCCGGGGCCCCCGGCCAGGCGGCGTCGCTGAAGGTGTCCCTCGGCGCGGTACCCGCCGACATCGCCCAGGTGCGCGCGGTCATCACACTCGACGACGCCACCAGCAACTTCGGCCGCTCCGCCCCGCCGACGGCCCGGGTCACCGACGGCGCCGGAAACGCGCTGTACGAGTACCGGATCGACGGACTGAACTCCGAGTCGATCGTCATCGCGCTCGAGCTGTACCGCCGCCAGGGCGCCTGGAAGGTGCGGGCCGTCGGGCAGGGCTACGCCGGCGGTTTCGCCGCACTCGTCACCGATCACGGTGTGTCCGTCGACGACGCTCCCGCACCCGCGGCCGCCCCGGTCCAGCAGCCGCCGGCACCGCAGGCCGCCCCGGCTCCGGCCTATCCGCCGCCGGCCGCACCGGTGCCGGCCCCGGCGCCTCCGGCTCCCGCTGCCCCCGCGGCTCCGGCCGAGGTCAGTCTCACCAAGTCGCGGCCGGTCAGCCTGAGCAAGGGCCAGAAGGTCACGCTCCGCAAGGACGGCGGCGTCGCGCTGACGTACATCCAGATGGGACTCGGCTGGGATCCGATCGAGAAGCGCGGCATGTTCGGAAACCGTTCCGCCAACGTCGACCTCGACGCGTCGGCGGTCCTGTTCGCGGACAACAACATGGTCGATGTCGCCTACTACGGCCAGCTGACGTCGAAGGACGGGTCGATCCGGCACCAGGGCGACAACCTCACCGGTGAGGGCGCGGGCGACGACGAGGTGATCCTCGTGGATCTCACCCGCATTCCGCCGCATGTCTCGACCATCGTGTTCATCGTGACGTCGTACCGCGGGCACACGTTCGAACAGGTGAAGAACGCGTTCTGCCGCCTGGTGGACACCACGTCGAACGCCGAACTCGCCCGGTTCACGCTGCAGGGCGGGATGCCGTTCACCGGAATGGTGATGGCCAAGGTGTACCGGGTGGGCGGCGAATGGAAGTTGCAGGCCATCGGTGAGGGCATCCAGGCCAAGCACGCCGGTGAGGCCGCGCCTCAACTCGCCCGGTTCCTCGGCGTCTAG
- a CDS encoding TerD family protein, whose protein sequence is MTVHLVPGQNAPLPSRVLRFRAVDATPVDVAALIVDGDLRALSSDHFVFYNQRRAAGVELDADGTVRLHLDEVDAAAAGVLCVVSVDPASPSGPATLARSGLSATLADESGSTVVVFDVPLVGSEAAAICLEIYRRGADWKVRAVGQGYDGGLAELLAKHGVDVDEPAHPVAEEVPATPGPADIPLDPAHSFERAWMIFEDAARSAASFRSSRDYAQTRLDDELSASVADPATRNSPAVAQSRARAQERSDALVAEAQRKFDGETSQLAEELRVIDPLLPRSLATFESAAWTSRVTHTAVTDGLRLGELSAPDLGELRVPFCVHYPLGRPLWIVGEPAEAAPVVAALAARMLVASPASLQRLEVVDLSGSLREFTEPLGALLASPVVSAASDITARLTALSESVDLAEMAARNGIRDALPEPRLVILGDFPHGYGTEDAAHIVHLADHGPAVGTSLIIVGDSAGAASDPGVAVLERIAQQVPTSGVLTVSDPWTRNDWILTPDRLPDHPLHRASVLDSLTGHER, encoded by the coding sequence GTGACGGTCCACCTCGTTCCGGGGCAGAACGCTCCGCTGCCGTCGCGCGTACTGCGTTTCCGCGCAGTCGACGCGACACCGGTCGACGTCGCGGCGTTGATCGTCGACGGCGATCTGCGCGCGCTGTCCTCGGACCATTTCGTGTTCTACAACCAGCGGCGGGCCGCCGGGGTGGAACTCGACGCGGACGGAACGGTCCGGCTGCACCTGGACGAGGTGGACGCCGCCGCGGCGGGGGTGCTCTGCGTGGTCAGTGTCGATCCGGCATCCCCGAGCGGTCCGGCGACGCTGGCCCGGTCGGGTCTGTCGGCCACGCTCGCCGATGAAAGCGGCAGTACCGTGGTCGTTTTCGACGTCCCGCTGGTCGGTTCCGAGGCGGCCGCGATCTGCCTGGAGATCTACCGCCGCGGCGCCGACTGGAAGGTCCGCGCCGTCGGGCAGGGATACGACGGCGGCCTCGCCGAACTTCTCGCCAAGCACGGCGTCGACGTGGACGAACCCGCGCACCCTGTCGCCGAAGAGGTTCCGGCGACGCCCGGTCCGGCGGACATCCCGCTCGACCCGGCCCACTCGTTCGAGAGAGCGTGGATGATCTTCGAGGACGCCGCCCGGTCGGCGGCCTCGTTCCGGTCCTCCCGCGACTACGCGCAGACGCGGCTGGACGACGAACTGTCCGCGTCGGTGGCCGACCCGGCAACCCGCAACAGTCCGGCGGTCGCGCAGTCGCGGGCCCGGGCGCAGGAGCGGTCCGACGCCCTCGTCGCCGAGGCGCAACGCAAATTCGACGGCGAGACTTCGCAACTGGCCGAGGAACTCCGCGTCATCGACCCGCTGCTGCCGCGGTCGCTGGCGACGTTCGAATCCGCCGCGTGGACGAGCCGGGTCACCCACACCGCCGTCACGGACGGCCTGAGGCTCGGCGAGTTGTCCGCACCCGACCTCGGCGAACTGCGGGTCCCGTTCTGCGTCCACTACCCGCTGGGGCGTCCCCTCTGGATCGTCGGCGAACCGGCCGAGGCCGCACCGGTGGTCGCCGCGCTGGCGGCGCGCATGCTGGTGGCGTCGCCCGCTTCATTACAACGGCTGGAGGTCGTCGACCTCAGCGGCTCGCTACGCGAGTTCACCGAACCCCTCGGTGCGCTCCTGGCCTCGCCCGTCGTGTCCGCGGCCTCCGACATCACCGCCCGGCTCACCGCGCTGTCCGAGAGCGTCGACCTCGCAGAAATGGCGGCCCGCAACGGGATCCGGGACGCCCTGCCGGAACCGCGGCTGGTGATCCTCGGCGACTTCCCGCACGGGTACGGCACCGAGGACGCCGCACACATCGTGCACCTCGCCGACCACGGTCCCGCCGTCGGGACGTCGCTGATCATCGTCGGCGACAGCGCCGGCGCCGCTTCGGATCCGGGAGTCGCGGTGCTCGAACGCATCGCGCAGCAGGTTCCGACGTCGGGGGTCCTCACCGTCTCCGACCCGTGGACGCGCAACGACTGGATCCTGACCCCCGACCGGCTCCCGGACCACCCCCTGCACCGGGCGTCGGTGCTGGATTCGCTGACCGGGCACGAAAGGTGA
- a CDS encoding vWA domain-containing protein: MTSLARGENIEIVCSPTSVAVAGARRGEVDLMVFQLGANGRVRSDEDFVFFNNPSSPEGAVRLAAADGVDIDLAAVPADVDKLSIAVALDDSVPGSLADRVGLGVVIENSRASLGADASGLSTERAAVLVEVYRRGAGWKVRNVSAGWDGGLAVLVTEHGVDVTDSASADDVAVRTVPDELGLTFEKRQKLDLRKREVAKVLLHKGAGETRARVVLVIDKTGSMRRQYSTRAINRVVERMVPVATQIDDDGRLEPYLYAKNFARLPDIAVHEVDSWCDTFLHLGGVHGGIDYKAIGGYNDELPIMTDIISSLPPRGGTPTLVLFFTDGGFQQRGKISELMRRASSLPAFWQFVGIGRADYGLLEKLDTLDGRTLDNAGFFAVDDIDKIDDAELYRRLLSEFPDWLRAAKSAGVVG; this comes from the coding sequence GTGACAAGTCTTGCCCGCGGCGAGAACATCGAGATCGTCTGCTCGCCGACCAGCGTCGCGGTCGCGGGCGCCCGCCGAGGCGAGGTCGACCTGATGGTCTTCCAACTCGGCGCGAACGGACGGGTGCGGTCCGACGAGGACTTCGTCTTCTTCAACAACCCCAGTTCGCCCGAGGGGGCCGTGCGGTTGGCAGCGGCAGACGGCGTCGACATCGATCTCGCGGCGGTGCCCGCCGACGTCGACAAGCTCAGCATCGCCGTCGCTCTCGACGACTCGGTGCCCGGCAGTCTCGCCGATCGCGTCGGACTGGGCGTGGTGATCGAGAACTCCCGGGCGTCGCTGGGGGCGGACGCGTCCGGGCTGAGCACCGAGCGTGCCGCCGTCCTCGTCGAGGTGTATCGCCGTGGTGCGGGGTGGAAGGTGCGCAACGTCTCGGCCGGGTGGGACGGCGGGCTGGCTGTCCTCGTCACCGAGCACGGCGTGGACGTGACGGATTCCGCGTCCGCCGACGATGTTGCCGTGCGGACCGTGCCGGACGAGCTGGGTCTGACGTTCGAGAAGCGGCAGAAGCTCGACCTGCGCAAGCGTGAAGTCGCGAAGGTGTTGCTGCACAAGGGTGCAGGCGAGACGCGCGCCCGGGTGGTTCTGGTGATCGACAAGACGGGCAGCATGCGGCGCCAGTATTCGACGCGGGCGATCAACCGGGTGGTCGAGCGGATGGTGCCGGTGGCCACGCAGATCGACGACGACGGTCGCCTCGAACCGTATCTCTACGCCAAGAACTTCGCTCGCCTGCCCGACATCGCCGTACACGAGGTCGACAGTTGGTGCGACACGTTCCTGCATCTCGGCGGTGTCCACGGCGGAATCGACTACAAGGCGATCGGCGGCTACAACGACGAACTGCCGATCATGACCGACATCATCTCCAGCCTGCCGCCGCGGGGCGGGACCCCCACCCTCGTGCTGTTCTTCACCGACGGCGGATTCCAGCAGCGCGGCAAGATCAGCGAACTCATGCGTCGCGCCTCGAGTCTGCCCGCGTTCTGGCAGTTCGTCGGAATCGGCCGCGCCGACTACGGACTGCTCGAGAAACTCGACACCCTCGACGGGCGAACCCTCGACAACGCCGGGTTTTTCGCCGTCGACGACATCGACAAGATCGACGACGCCGAACTGTACCGCCGCCTGCTCAGCGAGTTCCCCGACTGGCTGCGCGCCGCGAAGTCGGCGGGTGTGGTCGGTTGA